Genomic window (Bacteroidales bacterium):
ATTGGCGGACTTCTTTTAGGAGGGACTAATCCGATCCGGATTCAGTCGATGACCAATACTGATACCAATGATATTGAAAATACTGTAAATCAATGTATCCGCCTGGCTAATGCAGGATGTGAACTTATCAGGATTACAGCCCAGGGGGAACGGGAAGCACAAAACCTGGCGCTCATCAAAAAAGAACTCAGGTCGAGAGGATACCAGGTTCCATTGATTGCAGATATTCATTTCAATCCGAAAGCCGCTGAAATTGCAGCAGGAATTGTAGAGAAAGTACGCATCAATCCTGGAAATTACAGCGATAAGAACATTTCAGGGAAGTACGCCTTTACAGAACAGGAGTATGCCATTGAATTAGAGCGTATTGCAGAAAAAATCAACCCTTTGCTTACTATTTGTAAGCAGAATGGAACGGCTATCCGCATTGGTTCCAATCATGGTTCTCTCAGCAACCGCATCATCAACAGATATGGTGACACTCCGGAAGGCATGGTTGAATCAGCCCTTGAATTCGCCAGGATTTGCAGGATGCAGGGATTTCAAAACCTTGTACTGTCCATGAAATCCAGCAATGTGAAGGTTATGATCTATGCAACCCGTTTGTTAGCGCAAAGGATGATGGCTGAGAACATGGATTTCCCGATTCACCTGGGTGTTACTGAAGCCGGGGATGGAGAAGATGGCATCCTGAAATCTGCGGTTGGGATCGGGGCCCTTTTGGAGGATGGAATTGGTGACACGCTGCGTGTTTCCCTCACTGGCGACCCAATGAAAGAAATCCCTGTTGCCAGGATGATCGCTGCAAGATATAATTTTGATCAGAGCATTAATGCCCGTTTTGAGCAACCCTTGCTTTCATCTGAAAAACCTTTATTCATCATTCCAGATTACAGTCCCGATTTTAATGGTGAAATCCCGATCGATCCTTTTACCTTTCAGAAAAGGGAAAGTCATTCCAGTGGCCCGCTTGGTGGCAGTCAACTTACACAGGTGCTTACCCGGCGGAATGAAAGGCTGTATATTCAGCATGAAACCCACGAAACTGGTATTGAATTGGACCAAAATATCCTCCCGGGAATTTTCCGGCCTTCTGGTGGGATGAGGCAAATGAGAGGTGATTTTTGTAATGCTATTCTAAATAAAAACAATGCCCCTTCAATCATTTCATGGTATTATAAAGGTACTGACCCCCTGGAATTCATGGTCAATGCCTCCATTGATGTGGGTAGTTTGCTGATTGACGGATTTGGAGAGGCTATCTGCCTGGATGCACCCGGCCTCCCTGATGATTTGCAGGCTTCTGTTGCCTTCGGAATACTGCAGGCTACCCGTACCCGCATCACCCGCACGGAGTATATCTCCTGCCCTTCCTGTGGCCGCACCTTATTTGATATTGAATCGACCCTTGAAAAAGTGAAATCAGCAACTTCTCACCTGGTAGGTCTGAAGATTGCAGTGATGGGATGCATCGTCAACGGCCCCGGTGAAATGGCCGATGCCGACTTCGGATATGTAGGTGCCGGAAAGGGGAAAGTATCTCTTTATAAAGGTAAGGAGGTGGTAAGGAAAGGGATACCGGAGGAATCTGCTGTGGATGAACTAATCAAGTTGATCCGATCAGATAGCAGGTTTGCCTGATCTGATTTGAGCACTTCAAATCCCCCTTACTAAAATAATGGCTTTACAATATTAAAATTGACAGTTCCTTCGTGATTGATTATCTTTGCTTGCTTATCAACTATTTCTAGTTTATCTTTTCTTTTTAGTTTCACCTATCCATCCTATTTTAAATATATCCGAAATTATTATGAAAGCTTCCAAATTCCAATTCAATGATTCTGAATACATTAAAGTTGAGTTCCCTTATGATCCTGAAATCATAAAGTTGATAAAACAAATTGATGGTGTAAAATGGAATCCATCATTAAAAGCCTGGTTAATCCCTTATGATAATGAAGCTTATAATAAGCTTATTAAATTATTTCCTGATATTCAGATTATTAAATCGCAGCTTATTCAACATAAGCCTGCTACTGTTGAAAATTCAGGGAACGCAATTGATAATCCTGTAAGTATTGAGGTAATCGGACGGAAAATCCTTATTCAGGTCAGGAAAAACGAAGTTGATATACAATTCTTGAGATCATTGAGATTTAGCAAATGGAATCAGAGTATTTTCAGATGGGAGATTCCGGATTACCCTGGCAACCTGGATCTTTTAAATGATTATTTTGGTAAAAGAATTATTAGCCTTGTTATTCATTCATCACACACGGTAAATGGACCTAATGGTCAGCGTGAGGCAGGCAGAGATGAATTGCTGATATTCAAAACATTAACAGGCAGATTAAAACTTATTTTTGGATTTAATAAGGCTTTGACAGCCAAAATCAAGCAATATCCTTATCATAGTTGGAATGCTAAAAACAAATGGTGGACTATCCCCTATTCAGATCATTATCTTGAAGAGCTCAAATCAATAGCAGAAGAGTTTGGACTGAAAGTTAACTATGAAGAGGAAATCCATGGAGAAAAGGGTGTTAACAGGGTATCGCCTTATGACGTGCCCAATTACCGATATGCTCCCGAGGAATACATCCTGAAACTCACCGAGATGCGTTACAGCGATCACACTATACGGACATACAAAGCATTATTTGAGGAGTTTATGAATTTCTACCATACGCTGGATATTAAGCAAATTGATGAGCATCAAATTATTGCCTTTTTAAGGTACCTGGTAATGGAAAGAAAAGTATCAATATCCTATCAAAATCAGGCTATTAATGCAATTAAGTATTACTATGAGAAAGTCTTAGGTGGAAAGAGAAAGTTTTATTTTATTGACCGACCGAAGAAGGAGAAAACACTTCCTACTGTTCTTAATGAAGAAGAAATACTGCGGCTACTAAGGACTGTTGAAAACAAAAAACATAAGACCATTCTAATGCTCGCCTACTCTTCAGGATTACGTTTAGGTGAGATCATAAGGTTAAAGTTGACGGACATTGACAGACAACGTATGCAAATCCGCATAGAACAGTCAAAGGGGAAAAAAGACCGGTATACAAAACTATCAGCGAAATTCTTAAAGACTTTGGATGAATATCTGGAAGAATACAATCCCAAAGAATATATGATTGAAGGAGCAAAAGGGGAAGATTACTCACCGAGGAGTATACAGACAATGATCAAAACCATAGCTTCAAAAGCCAATATTTCGAAGAGGGTTACTATGCACACATTACGTCACACCTTTGCAACCCATAGCCTGGAAAATGGCGTGGATTTACGGTATATTCAGTCG
Coding sequences:
- a CDS encoding site-specific integrase, giving the protein MKASKFQFNDSEYIKVEFPYDPEIIKLIKQIDGVKWNPSLKAWLIPYDNEAYNKLIKLFPDIQIIKSQLIQHKPATVENSGNAIDNPVSIEVIGRKILIQVRKNEVDIQFLRSLRFSKWNQSIFRWEIPDYPGNLDLLNDYFGKRIISLVIHSSHTVNGPNGQREAGRDELLIFKTLTGRLKLIFGFNKALTAKIKQYPYHSWNAKNKWWTIPYSDHYLEELKSIAEEFGLKVNYEEEIHGEKGVNRVSPYDVPNYRYAPEEYILKLTEMRYSDHTIRTYKALFEEFMNFYHTLDIKQIDEHQIIAFLRYLVMERKVSISYQNQAINAIKYYYEKVLGGKRKFYFIDRPKKEKTLPTVLNEEEILRLLRTVENKKHKTILMLAYSSGLRLGEIIRLKLTDIDRQRMQIRIEQSKGKKDRYTKLSAKFLKTLDEYLEEYNPKEYMIEGAKGEDYSPRSIQTMIKTIASKANISKRVTMHTLRHTFATHSLENGVDLRYIQSMMGHESSKTTEVYTHITTRGFDQIHSPMDNLDV